The Lycium ferocissimum isolate CSIRO_LF1 chromosome 1, AGI_CSIRO_Lferr_CH_V1, whole genome shotgun sequence genome includes a region encoding these proteins:
- the LOC132057602 gene encoding F-box/kelch-repeat protein SKIP25-like produces MIKPTSITQKIEHISSVPSLFSFLLHPQMNNSTITTTTTTTTAIKRHKIHHDHDHDHDHDHDDHQSLIPGLPDHIAQICLNLVNPFTLFSTCHSWRKLIYSPSFPPFLSIYALLLPPKSSTVETKHSAYFSNSVEFACFDPVSSKWQQLPPPPPDPPLRFLVKHPSFIARNLPIQSVSVSGNLILLAATGDQFSPAISRPLIFNPRARKWSYGPRLAAPRRWCAAGALGNSVYVASGVGSHYNPEVARSVVKWDLDESNRNGAHGPHYCYCNHTCTRGIKSGWKWEEMSGLKDGKFSREAIDAIGWKGKLCMVNVKGDAAKEGIIYNVRNDTWQEMPEGMLMGWRGPAVAMAEETIYMVDESKGALRRYDEERDVWVEIVENEMLKGAEHVAAGGGRVCVVGGGGGIAVVDVVAEPPRLVVVETPVGFQVLNIHILPRMSQLADFESTEQGDY; encoded by the coding sequence ATGATAAAACCTACTTCTATCACACAAAAAATAGAACATATATCTTCAGTTCCCTCtttattttccttccttttacATCCACAAATGAATAACtccaccatcaccaccaccaccaccaccaccaccgccaTCAAACGTCATAAAATCCACCACGACCACGACCATGACCATGACCATGACCATGATGATCATCAGTCCTTGATCCCTGGACTTCCCGATCATATCGCTCAAATTTGTTTGAATCTCGTAAATCCTTTTACGCTTTTTTCCACTTGCCATTCATGGCGTAAACTTATCTACTCACCTtcttttcctccatttttatcTATATATGCTTTGTTATTGCCTCCAAAATCATCAACAGTTGAAACAAAACATTCAGCATATTTTAGCAATTCAGTAGAATTTGCCTGTTTCGATCCAGTTTCATCGAAATGGCAGCAACTTCCTCCACCTCCACCAGATCCGCCCCTTCGCTTCCTGGTTAAACACCCTTCATTTATTGCTAGAAACCTTCCGATTCAATCGGTGAGCGTTTCTGGCAACTTAATTCTCCTCGCGGCAACCGGGGACCAGTTTTCCCCGGCAATTTCTCGCCCTCTGATTTTCAACCCGAGGGCGAGAAAATGGAGCTATGGTCCCCGGCTTGCCGCGCCGCGCAGGTGGTGCGCGGCCGGCGCATTGGGAAACTCAGTGTATGTGGCGAGTGGAGTTGGGTCCCACTATAACCCCGAGGTAGCTCGGTCAGTTGTGAAGTGGGACCTAGATGAGAGTAATAGAAATGGGGCCCACGGGCCCCATTACTGTTACTGCAACCACACATGTACACGTGGCATAAAAAGTGGatggaaatgggaagaaatGAGTGGGTTAAAAGATGGGAAGTTTAGCAGGGAAGCAATTGATGCTATTGGATGGAAAGGCAAATTGTGTATGGTCAATGTGAAAGGTGATGCAGCTAAAGAAGGGATAATATATAATGTGAGAAATGACACGTGGCAAGAGATGCCCGAGGGTATGCTAATGGGGTGGAGGGGTCCCGCGGTCGCGATGGCGGAGGAGACAATTTATATGGTGGATGAATCTAAAGGGGCATTGAGGAGATATGATGAAGAGAGGGatgtttgggtggaaatagttgaaAATGAGATGCTTAAAGGTGCGGAACACGTAGCGGCGGGTGGTGGTAGAGTGTGCGTGGTTGGCGGTGGCGGTGGGATAGCGGTGGTGGATGTGGTGGCGGAGCCGCCAAGGTTGGTGGTAGTTGAAACTCCGGTAGGGTTTCAGGTTTTGAATATACATATTTTACCTAGGATGAGTCAATTGGCTGATTTTGAGTCTACAGAACAAGGTGATTATTGA